Sequence from the Maribacter aquivivus genome:
GAGTGCCTGTCGATTGTCTGGATCCAGAATTCTGACTTGATCTTTTTTATTCCTAATATTCCCAATCTCAATGTATGCCATTGCAGGGTGTGTTTTCTTTACTAAATACAGTGATGTTCTATCTTCAAAAGTACCCGAATACGTTCTATTAGGCTGGTATTTTTTGTACTTATCCCCAAAGGTCTTATGAATACTTTCTGCTAGTTTTTCTCCATTTTTACTTTTCTCGTGGTGGTAAAAGAAAACATCTATATTTTGATTTTCGCTTCTACTATCTACATGGGTTACGATCAAGCGCTGGTATTTTCCTCTATTTTCTTTATACAAATCATTAACGATATATACCCGCTGTTTTAATCTAGCAACTTGGTTTAGCGGTATTGTTTTATTCATATATGCCACCTCATCATGGTCAATTTCAAGAACGAAATCATCTCTAATTCCGTCATTTTCGTCTTGTATAATGATATATACTTCTGCACCATGAGCCAATAGCTCTTTAGCCAATCTTAATGTAATATCATAGGCATATTCATCTTCAGCTATCGCCTTGCCTGCATAAACACCCATAGCACCAGGATCAGGACCACCGTGACCAGAGACCAAATAATATACGTTACCTTTTAACCGTTCGCTTTTAGTAATTACTGTTTTATGCTGCTCTCCAAAAATGTCATAAGAATCACTTTCTAACTCTTTAATTTCTTTTGATTGCAGTTGCAGGGAATCTACAATTGCAACAGTATCTAATTTTATTCTTGGAAGCACATAAATTCTACCAGCGAATAGGTGCACACTATCGCGTAAATCATGATGATTTAAGGCTACAAATTCATCATAAACCTCATACGGATTAACACCTTGCTTTCTTAACAGCGACAAAATTCCGTCGCCGGGTTCTGCCACTACCGTTTTCAACGAATCTTGCGCAACGCAAAAGGCGCTCAAAAACAATAAAAACAAAATTGTAAAACTGTTGTGTTTCATGCTATTATTAACCGCAAGGTCTATGCCATAGTTTACTTATGACTATCTAATGAAGTACAAAGATTGCTAAAAATATTGACCAATACCAAAGACAATTCCGTTGTCGCCATCTTTTGTGATTCCGTAGCCGTAATCTATCCTAAAAATGGCATTGAAAATTCGCTTGTGCATAAATCGGAGTCCTACACCTGGGTAAATTCTAAGATTCT
This genomic interval carries:
- a CDS encoding N-acetylmuramoyl-L-alanine amidase family protein — encoded protein: MKHNSFTILFLLFLSAFCVAQDSLKTVVAEPGDGILSLLRKQGVNPYEVYDEFVALNHHDLRDSVHLFAGRIYVLPRIKLDTVAIVDSLQLQSKEIKELESDSYDIFGEQHKTVITKSERLKGNVYYLVSGHGGPDPGAMGVYAGKAIAEDEYAYDITLRLAKELLAHGAEVYIIIQDENDGIRDDFVLEIDHDEVAYMNKTIPLNQVARLKQRVYIVNDLYKENRGKYQRLIVTHVDSRSENQNIDVFFYHHEKSKNGEKLAESIHKTFGDKYKKYQPNRTYSGTFEDRTSLYLVKKTHPAMAYIEIGNIRNKKDQVRILDPDNRQALAKWISEGVLLDFEGE